In Hwangdonia lutea, a single window of DNA contains:
- a CDS encoding head GIN domain-containing protein — MAILFLVFACDSENANDCFQKTGNIIQKEISVDAFDKILVNRDIELIVKEGPTQKVSIETGENLMNDVTAIVVDGRLTLTDNNTCNYVRDYGITKVYITSPSITEIRSSTQYDVRSDGVLTYPSLTVLSEDYGAPDTFTNGNFRLQIDNNVFTLVFNNLSNCFISGKTTRLNITFAAGTSRFEGRELMAQQVAIWNRSSNDMIVNPQQSLKGRISGTGNVIAVNKPATIEVEEQYKGRLIFE; from the coding sequence ATGGCAATATTATTTTTAGTTTTCGCTTGCGATAGCGAAAATGCCAACGACTGTTTTCAGAAAACAGGAAACATAATTCAAAAGGAAATAAGCGTTGATGCTTTTGATAAAATATTGGTAAACCGCGATATTGAACTAATCGTTAAAGAAGGCCCAACCCAAAAAGTAAGTATTGAGACCGGCGAAAATTTAATGAATGATGTTACGGCAATTGTAGTTGACGGCAGACTAACACTTACCGATAACAATACCTGCAATTACGTGCGCGATTACGGCATAACCAAAGTGTATATAACATCGCCAAGCATTACCGAAATACGCAGTTCCACACAATACGACGTGCGATCCGATGGGGTTTTAACCTACCCGAGTTTAACCGTTTTATCCGAAGATTACGGAGCGCCCGATACTTTTACCAACGGCAATTTTAGACTTCAAATAGATAATAATGTCTTCACATTGGTTTTTAATAATCTATCCAATTGTTTTATTTCGGGAAAAACCACTAGACTAAATATTACATTCGCAGCAGGTACCTCGCGTTTTGAAGGCCGCGAGTTAATGGCTCAACAGGTTGCTATTTGGAATAGAAGTTCTAACGATATGATTGTAAATCCGCAACAATCCCTTAAAGGCAGAATATCGGGAACTGGTAACGTTATTGCCGTAAACAAACCAGCAACAATCGAGGTTGAAGAGCAGTACAAAGGCCGTTTAATTTTTGAGTAA
- the metF gene encoding methylenetetrahydrofolate reductase [NAD(P)H], translating into MKVTEHIKKANGKTLFSFEIIPPKKGKNIQELYSNIDPLMEFNPPFIDVTTSREEFVYIEKEGLFDRKTTRMRPGTLGICAAIKHKYNVDTVPHVLCGGFTKEETEYLLVDCHYLGINNVMALRGDAMKGEQYFKATKGGHTYATQLVNQIKDLNSGKYLHGILDVDDKADFCIGVAGYPEKHLEAPSMKSDLKRLKEKVDAGADYVVTQMFFDNQKYFEFVEAAKKAGINVPIIPGIKPIAVNRHLQLLPQVFKIDLPETLIHEVEKCKDNKQVRQVGVEWCIQQSKELLDAGVPVLHYYSMGKSDNIKAIASALF; encoded by the coding sequence ATGAAAGTAACAGAACACATAAAAAAAGCGAACGGAAAAACCTTGTTTTCCTTTGAGATTATCCCACCGAAAAAAGGGAAAAATATTCAAGAATTATATAGTAACATTGATCCTTTAATGGAGTTTAATCCGCCGTTTATTGATGTAACCACCTCGCGCGAAGAGTTTGTGTATATTGAAAAAGAAGGCTTGTTTGATAGAAAAACAACCAGAATGCGCCCCGGTACTTTGGGGATTTGTGCCGCTATAAAACATAAATATAATGTGGATACCGTTCCACATGTGTTGTGTGGCGGTTTTACCAAAGAGGAAACCGAGTATTTATTGGTAGATTGTCATTATTTAGGCATTAATAATGTGATGGCGTTGCGTGGTGATGCCATGAAAGGCGAGCAGTATTTTAAGGCCACAAAAGGTGGGCATACCTATGCGACGCAATTGGTAAATCAAATTAAGGATTTAAACTCCGGAAAGTATTTGCATGGTATTTTGGATGTTGATGATAAAGCCGATTTTTGTATTGGTGTGGCGGGGTATCCAGAGAAACATTTGGAAGCGCCATCAATGAAAAGCGATTTAAAACGCTTAAAGGAAAAGGTAGATGCCGGTGCGGATTATGTGGTAACACAAATGTTTTTTGATAACCAAAAGTACTTTGAGTTTGTTGAAGCCGCTAAAAAAGCAGGGATTAACGTGCCCATTATTCCGGGAATAAAGCCCATTGCCGTAAATAGGCATTTGCAATTGTTGCCGCAGGTTTTTAAAATAGATTTGCCCGAAACTTTAATTCATGAAGTTGAAAAATGTAAAGACAATAAACAGGTGCGTCAAGTAGGTGTGGAGTGGTGCATACAGCAATCTAAAGAGCTGTTGGACGCCGGTGTTCCTGTGTTGCATTATTACTCTATGGGAAAAAGCGATAATATAAAAGCCATTGCGTCGGCATTGTTTTAA
- a CDS encoding homocysteine S-methyltransferase family protein, translating into MSNIHNALKERILVLDGAMGTMLQAYKFTEDDFRGERFNDYPTPLQGNNDLLSITQPEAIKTIHGKYFEAGADIVETNTFSSTTIAMADYQMENLVYELNYQSAKIAKEVADKFTAKEPHKPRFVAGSIGPTNRTASMSPDVNDPGYRAVTFDELRIAYKQQVEALVDGGVDLLLVETVFDTLNAKAALFAIEEVKEERNQDIPIMLSGTITDASGRTLSGQTAEAFLISVSHIPLLSIGFNCALGANLMQPHLEAIANKTDFAISAHPNAGLPNAFGEYDESPEEMGEQIEEYLKKNLINIIGGCCGTSPKHISVIANIAAKYKPRQAFSLSAVEGSF; encoded by the coding sequence ATGTCAAATATCCATAACGCTTTAAAAGAGCGCATTTTAGTTTTAGATGGCGCCATGGGCACCATGTTGCAAGCTTATAAATTTACGGAAGATGATTTCAGGGGCGAGCGCTTTAACGATTATCCAACACCGCTGCAAGGCAACAACGATTTGCTGTCAATAACACAGCCAGAAGCCATAAAAACCATCCACGGAAAATATTTTGAGGCCGGAGCAGATATTGTAGAAACCAACACATTTTCCAGTACCACTATTGCTATGGCCGACTATCAAATGGAAAATTTGGTTTACGAGTTAAATTATCAATCGGCAAAAATAGCCAAAGAAGTTGCCGATAAATTTACAGCCAAAGAACCTCATAAACCACGTTTTGTTGCGGGTTCAATAGGGCCAACTAACCGTACGGCAAGCATGTCGCCCGATGTTAACGACCCGGGTTATAGGGCGGTCACATTTGATGAATTGCGCATCGCCTACAAACAACAAGTTGAAGCTTTAGTGGATGGCGGCGTCGATTTATTATTGGTCGAAACCGTGTTTGATACTTTAAACGCCAAAGCCGCATTATTTGCGATTGAAGAAGTTAAAGAAGAACGCAATCAAGATATTCCAATTATGCTTAGCGGAACCATTACCGATGCTTCGGGCAGAACATTATCGGGGCAAACCGCAGAAGCTTTTTTAATTTCGGTATCTCATATTCCATTGCTTTCTATAGGTTTTAATTGTGCTTTAGGAGCCAATTTAATGCAACCGCATTTAGAAGCCATTGCCAATAAAACCGATTTTGCTATTTCCGCGCATCCCAATGCCGGATTACCCAATGCCTTTGGAGAGTACGATGAATCACCAGAGGAAATGGGTGAGCAAATCGAGGAATATTTAAAAAAGAATTTAATCAATATCATTGGTGGTTGTTGCGGCACATCGCCTAAGCATATTAGCGTTATCGCAAATATTGCGGCAAAATATAAACCAAGGCAAGCTTTCTCCCTGAGCGCAGTCGAAGGGTCTTTTTAA
- the metH gene encoding methionine synthase, giving the protein MKVKQTKYMKLSGLEPLILNENSNFINVGERTNVAGSRKFLRLIKEEKFDEALDIARHQVDGGAQIIDINFDDGLIDGKEAMVRFLNLIAAEPDICKVPIMIDSSKWEIIEAGLQVVQGKCVVNSISLKEGEANFIWEAKQIKRYGAAVIVMAFDEVGQADNYERRIEIAKRSYDVLVNKVGFPSEDIIFDLNIFPVATGMEEHRRNALDFIEATRWVRENLPNVSVSGGVSNVSFSFRGNNGVREAMHSAFLYHAIKAGINMGIVNPAMLEVYDDIPKDLLEHVEDVLLDRRDDATERLLEFAETVKGSKTEKTVDLSWRENPLQDRITHALVKGIDAFIIEDIEQARQEVDKPIDVIEGHLMIGMNVVGDLFGAGKMFLPQVVKSARVMKKAVGYLNPFIEAEKTDAQEPVGKILMATVKGDVHDIGKNIVSVVLACNNYEIVDLGVMVPPEKIIETAISERVDAIGLSGLITPSLDEMVYLAKEMQRQEFELPLLIGGATTSKAHTAVKIDTQYKNAVVHVNDASRAVTVVGDLLNKKSAHEYTAKLKADYDDFRTKFLKRGKEKSYISIEEARQRKYRIDWESAETVKPNAMGVQVLKQLSLKELLPFLDWSPFFRSWDLHGKFPAILKDDVVGEQATIMYNEAQEMIKEIIAKQLLKPKAVFGLFEANSIHDDDISVKKKGEEIAVFRTLRQQLKKREGIPNHALADFIAPAETGKTDYMGAFCVGIFGAQELADSYRAKDDDYNAIMAQAIADRFAEAFAEYLHHQVRTKHWGYAADENLSNDDLIKESYKGIRPAPGYPACPDHLEKQTIWKLLDVEKRIGVKLTESLAMWPAAAVSGYYFGNSEAKYFGVGKITDSQLTDYATRKGIAKDTARKWLHANLAG; this is encoded by the coding sequence ATGAAAGTGAAACAAACTAAATATATGAAACTGTCAGGATTAGAACCGCTAATCTTGAACGAAAACAGTAATTTTATAAACGTAGGTGAGCGTACCAATGTAGCGGGTTCTCGAAAATTTCTTCGCTTAATTAAAGAAGAAAAATTTGATGAAGCGTTGGATATTGCCCGTCATCAAGTTGATGGTGGCGCTCAAATTATCGATATTAATTTTGACGATGGTTTAATTGACGGAAAAGAAGCAATGGTCCGTTTCTTAAACCTCATTGCTGCCGAACCCGATATTTGTAAAGTGCCTATAATGATTGATTCTTCTAAGTGGGAAATCATCGAAGCGGGACTTCAAGTGGTGCAAGGTAAATGTGTGGTGAATTCCATTTCTTTAAAAGAAGGCGAAGCCAATTTTATTTGGGAAGCGAAGCAAATTAAACGCTATGGCGCTGCCGTTATTGTTATGGCTTTTGATGAGGTAGGGCAAGCCGATAATTACGAACGACGTATTGAAATAGCCAAACGTTCGTATGATGTTTTGGTGAACAAAGTAGGTTTCCCGTCCGAAGATATTATTTTCGATTTAAACATTTTTCCTGTGGCTACCGGTATGGAAGAACACCGCAGAAACGCCCTCGATTTTATTGAGGCCACGCGTTGGGTCCGCGAAAATCTGCCCAATGTTAGCGTTAGTGGTGGCGTGAGTAATGTCTCGTTTTCATTTCGGGGAAATAACGGCGTTCGTGAGGCGATGCATTCGGCATTTTTATACCATGCCATTAAAGCAGGCATAAATATGGGCATTGTAAACCCTGCGATGCTTGAGGTTTATGACGATATTCCTAAGGATTTATTAGAACATGTAGAAGATGTCCTCCTAGACAGGCGTGATGATGCCACCGAGCGTTTGTTGGAATTCGCTGAAACCGTAAAAGGTTCAAAAACTGAAAAAACAGTCGATTTGTCTTGGCGCGAAAACCCTTTACAAGATAGAATTACACATGCTTTGGTTAAGGGAATTGACGCTTTTATTATTGAGGATATCGAGCAAGCCAGACAAGAAGTCGACAAACCCATTGATGTTATTGAAGGACATTTAATGATAGGGATGAATGTGGTTGGCGATTTATTTGGAGCAGGTAAAATGTTCTTGCCTCAAGTAGTAAAATCGGCACGTGTTATGAAAAAAGCTGTGGGTTATCTAAATCCGTTTATTGAAGCTGAAAAAACCGATGCCCAAGAACCGGTTGGTAAAATATTAATGGCTACCGTAAAAGGCGATGTGCACGATATCGGTAAAAATATCGTGAGTGTAGTATTGGCATGCAACAACTACGAGATTGTAGATTTGGGTGTTATGGTACCACCAGAAAAAATTATTGAAACGGCTATTAGCGAACGTGTGGATGCCATTGGATTATCGGGGTTAATTACGCCATCGTTGGACGAAATGGTGTATCTCGCCAAAGAAATGCAACGTCAGGAATTCGAGTTGCCTTTGCTTATTGGTGGTGCCACAACCTCAAAAGCACACACCGCGGTTAAGATTGATACGCAGTATAAAAATGCCGTGGTTCATGTAAACGATGCATCGCGGGCGGTAACTGTTGTTGGCGATTTATTGAATAAAAAATCAGCACACGAATACACCGCAAAATTGAAAGCGGATTATGATGATTTTAGAACCAAGTTTTTAAAACGAGGCAAAGAAAAATCATATATTTCGATAGAAGAAGCGCGACAAAGAAAATATAGAATTGATTGGGAATCAGCTGAAACTGTAAAGCCTAATGCCATGGGCGTTCAGGTTTTAAAACAATTAAGTTTAAAGGAATTGTTGCCGTTTTTAGACTGGAGTCCGTTTTTTAGAAGCTGGGATTTACACGGGAAATTCCCTGCTATTTTAAAAGATGACGTTGTGGGCGAACAAGCCACAATAATGTACAATGAAGCGCAGGAAATGATTAAAGAGATTATTGCAAAACAACTTTTAAAACCCAAAGCGGTTTTTGGATTGTTTGAAGCAAACTCGATACATGACGATGATATTTCGGTTAAGAAAAAAGGTGAAGAAATCGCTGTTTTTAGAACCTTACGCCAGCAATTAAAAAAGCGTGAAGGGATTCCGAATCATGCATTGGCCGATTTTATTGCGCCAGCAGAAACGGGTAAAACCGATTATATGGGCGCGTTCTGTGTGGGTATTTTTGGTGCCCAAGAATTGGCCGATAGTTACAGAGCCAAAGACGACGATTATAACGCTATTATGGCGCAAGCGATTGCCGACAGGTTTGCAGAAGCTTTCGCAGAATATTTGCACCACCAAGTGCGTACTAAACATTGGGGTTATGCGGCTGATGAAAATTTGAGCAACGACGATTTAATTAAAGAAAGTTACAAAGGCATTAGGCCGGCACCGGGTTATCCGGCGTGCCCGGACCATTTGGAAAAACAAACCATTTGGAAACTATTGGATGTTGAAAAACGAATTGGGGTTAAGCTTACCGAAAGTCTGGCCATGTGGCCAGCAGCAGCGGTTTCGGGGTATTATTTTGGAAATTCGGAAGCTAAGTATTTTGGGGTCGGTAAAATTACCGATAGCCAATTAACCGATTATGCAACAAGAAAAGGCATAGCCAAAGACACCGCCCGAAAATGGTTGCACGCTAATTTGGCGGGATAA
- a CDS encoding acetate/propionate family kinase, whose protein sequence is MQVLVLNSGSSSLKFQLFQMPEEIILCSGLIERIGFTDAKFKFKTENDTIEIVENIPNHKVGLELLANQLLDKETGVIKSTDAIHIVGHRVVHGGSHFSNTTEITEAVKDKIQALSSLAPLHNPPNLEGIEVAETIFPKAKQVAVFDTAFHQSVPEHVYKYAIPKTFSEKHNIRLYGFHGTSHKYVSEKAIAYLGKKDSKIISIHLGNGCSMTAVKNGKSIDHSMGFSPLGGLVMGTRSGDIDPAFTFYLADKLGYNLNDINKLLLKESGMLGLTGFSDLRDIEAEAEKGNKACQLALQMNVYRIKKYIGSYAAILNGLDAIVFTAGIGENSQFMRQEICKDLDFLGIELDAEKNNCRPKSLKAVNTETSKVKILVIPTNEELEIAKQSVGLFETISN, encoded by the coding sequence ATGCAAGTATTAGTTTTAAATTCTGGAAGTTCCTCATTAAAATTTCAACTGTTTCAAATGCCAGAAGAAATCATTTTGTGCTCTGGTTTAATTGAGCGCATTGGGTTTACCGATGCCAAATTCAAATTCAAAACGGAAAATGATACCATTGAAATTGTTGAAAACATTCCCAATCATAAAGTCGGTTTGGAGTTATTGGCCAATCAACTTTTGGATAAAGAAACTGGTGTTATAAAATCTACCGATGCCATTCATATTGTTGGGCATCGTGTGGTACATGGCGGCAGTCATTTTAGCAACACTACTGAAATTACCGAAGCCGTAAAAGATAAAATACAAGCATTATCATCATTGGCGCCTTTACACAATCCTCCAAATTTAGAAGGTATCGAGGTTGCCGAAACTATTTTCCCAAAGGCAAAACAAGTGGCGGTTTTCGACACGGCATTTCATCAATCTGTTCCAGAACACGTGTATAAGTACGCTATTCCCAAAACATTTTCAGAAAAACACAACATTCGTTTGTACGGATTTCATGGTACCAGCCATAAATATGTTTCGGAAAAAGCCATTGCATATTTAGGAAAAAAAGATTCAAAAATCATAAGTATTCATTTAGGTAATGGTTGCAGTATGACGGCGGTTAAAAACGGAAAAAGCATCGACCATTCTATGGGGTTCTCACCTTTGGGAGGATTGGTAATGGGCACACGCTCGGGCGATATCGACCCCGCTTTCACATTTTATTTGGCCGATAAATTAGGTTATAATTTAAACGACATTAATAAACTTTTATTAAAAGAAAGCGGCATGTTGGGGTTAACCGGTTTTAGCGATTTAAGGGATATTGAGGCCGAAGCTGAAAAGGGCAATAAAGCCTGCCAGTTAGCTTTACAAATGAATGTGTACCGCATAAAAAAATACATTGGCAGTTACGCTGCTATTTTAAACGGATTGGACGCTATTGTGTTTACTGCAGGCATTGGCGAAAACTCGCAATTTATGAGGCAAGAAATTTGCAAAGATTTAGATTTTTTAGGCATTGAATTAGATGCGGAAAAGAACAATTGCAGACCCAAAAGCTTAAAAGCCGTTAACACCGAAACATCTAAGGTTAAAATATTGGTCATCCCAACAAACGAAGAATTGGAAATTGCGAAACAGTCGGTCGGGTTGTTTGAAACCATTTCAAATTAA
- a CDS encoding acyloxyacyl hydrolase — MRQLILCVFCLAFGFSFSQDKTHTSYIDLSYFKGNIALHNNDILHLIKEHPEGYILSWNKKTYGFNKWEQRYNYPDYGVSFAYQNLKNDVLGDVSSLYAHYNFYFLKRNLMLRIGQGLAFTTNPYDKANNFRNIAFGSKLMSSTYVMLNYKKERIWDRFGLQAGLSLIHYSNANVKAPNTSINSVTFNLGVTYNLDEETLEYQNTLDNDDNKFTQPIKYNMVFRSGINESDVVGSGQFPFYIFSAYADKRLNRKSAIQLGADVFFSNFLKELIYYKSVAFPEENVAGNEDYKRVGVFAGHELFINKTSLVTQLGYYVYYPFDFEGRTYFRVGLKRYFSDKWFGALTLKSHGAKAEAVEFGIGIRL; from the coding sequence ATGCGCCAATTAATTTTATGTGTTTTCTGTTTAGCTTTTGGCTTTTCTTTTTCGCAAGATAAAACACATACATCGTACATAGATTTAAGTTATTTTAAAGGTAATATTGCCTTGCATAACAACGATATTTTGCATTTAATAAAAGAGCATCCCGAAGGTTATATTTTAAGTTGGAACAAAAAAACATACGGTTTTAACAAATGGGAACAGCGTTACAATTATCCCGATTATGGCGTGTCCTTTGCCTATCAGAATTTAAAGAATGATGTTTTGGGCGATGTCTCGTCGTTGTACGCCCATTATAATTTTTATTTTTTAAAACGTAACCTCATGTTGCGTATCGGTCAAGGCTTAGCGTTTACGACCAACCCGTACGATAAAGCAAATAACTTTAGAAACATTGCTTTTGGCTCTAAACTTATGAGCAGTACTTATGTGATGCTTAATTATAAAAAGGAACGCATTTGGGATAGGTTTGGGCTACAAGCGGGATTATCGCTTATTCACTATTCCAACGCGAATGTAAAAGCACCCAATACCAGTATAAATTCGGTAACTTTTAATTTGGGCGTTACTTATAATTTAGATGAAGAAACTTTGGAATATCAAAACACTTTAGATAACGATGATAACAAGTTCACCCAACCCATAAAGTACAATATGGTCTTTAGAAGCGGTATTAACGAAAGCGATGTGGTTGGTAGCGGCCAATTTCCATTTTATATTTTTTCTGCTTACGCGGATAAGAGGCTGAACCGAAAAAGCGCCATTCAATTAGGGGCCGATGTGTTTTTTTCCAACTTTTTAAAAGAACTTATTTATTATAAAAGTGTGGCCTTTCCGGAGGAAAATGTTGCGGGCAACGAAGATTATAAACGTGTTGGCGTTTTTGCAGGGCACGAGTTGTTTATTAATAAAACATCTTTAGTAACGCAATTGGGCTATTACGTTTATTACCCATTTGATTTTGAAGGAAGAACTTATTTTAGAGTTGGGTTAAAACGTTATTTTAGCGATAAATGGTTTGGAGCGCTAACTTTAAAATCGCACGGTGCCAAAGCGGAAGCTGTTGAATTTGGAATAGGAATTAGGTTATGA